The genomic segment GGACCGCTTCGCGACGATGGGTCGGCTCGATCCGCAGGACCCGCGATCGCGCGGGCAGATCGCGACGTGGCGCAAGCAGCCGGGCATGCTGGGGCTGCGTTTCACGTTCCACATTCCCCAGCTGGCCAGCCTCATCACCGAAGGCCACATGGACTGGGTGTGGGGCGAGGCCGAAAAAGCCGGCGTGCCCCTCTACGTCCTCGTCCCGCATGCGCTGGTGCATCTCATCGACGACGTCGCGCAACGCTATCCCGGGCTGAAGCTGGTCATGGACCATCTCTCGCTGAACAGCAAGCAGCGCGACGCCGAAGCGTTCGGCGAGTTTGACAAGCTGCTCGCGATCGCCCGGCGTCCGAACGTCGCGGCCAAGGCGAGCGCCCTGCCGTGCTACTCGACCGACCGCTATCCGTACAAATCGCTGCACCGCTACATTCGCCAGGCGTACGACGCGTTCGGGCCGCAGCGGCTCTTCTGGGGCACCGATCTTTCGCGCTCGCCGATTCCTTACCGCCAGCACGTGACGATGTGGACCGAAGAGATTCCGTGGCTCACGGCCCAGGACAAGGAATGGATCATGGGCCGCGGCGTCTGCGAGTGGTTGGGCTGGAAGTACTGAGCGCTACTTCTTCTTCGCCCGTCGACGGGCCGGCGCCTTGCGTGCGCCGGCTTTTTTCTTCGCCGCCTTCTTCTTCGCGGCTTTTTTCTTCGCTTTCTTCTTCGTGGCCAGCCGGATCGTCGTCTTCGCCGAAGCCACGCCTTTCGGCGCTTCCCACACTTCGGTCAGCGGCTCATCCGGGACGCTCTTCCTGATGAAGCTGCGCCATTCGGAATCGAGCGTTTGCAGACCGGCGGGCGGCGCCGCGGCGCGCGGGGTCTTGACCTTTGCGGCCCGTCTGCGCTTCGGTGCGGCTTTCTTCTTCGCTTTGCGGGCGGGCTTGCTCTTCTTCTTCGCTG from the Burkholderiales bacterium genome contains:
- a CDS encoding amidohydrolase family protein, which produces MLIVDSQVHIWGADTPERPWPKRAEAQRPVPLDKDDLLREMNEAGVDRVVIVPPSWEGDRNDLAIEAATAHPDRFATMGRLDPQDPRSRGQIATWRKQPGMLGLRFTFHIPQLASLITEGHMDWVWGEAEKAGVPLYVLVPHALVHLIDDVAQRYPGLKLVMDHLSLNSKQRDAEAFGEFDKLLAIARRPNVAAKASALPCYSTDRYPYKSLHRYIRQAYDAFGPQRLFWGTDLSRSPIPYRQHVTMWTEEIPWLTAQDKEWIMGRGVCEWLGWKY